Sequence from the Candidatus Methylopumilus planktonicus genome:
TTTCCTTAGCGCCCATCATTTGGTCGCATTTACATGATTACCAAAAAAATCGAGTGCTCATTTTATTAGATCCAAGCCAAGACCCATTAGGCTCAGGCTATCACACGATTCAATCTTCTATTGCAATGGGATCAGGCGGGCTTATTGGTAAAGGCTGGCTTAATGGCTCACAAGGCCAGCTTGATTTCTTACCTGAACGAACCACTGATTTTATTTTTGCAGTCTTTAGTGAGGAGTTTGGTCTTTTAGGCAATTTATTACTGTTAGGACTTTTTGCGCTCATTATTGCTCGAAGCCTTATGATTGCTTCACAAGCCAAAAATACATTTACACGCCTTCTAGCCGCTAATATTGGGCTTACATTCTTTACCTATATCTTTATTAATATTGCGATGGTAAGTGGCATCATGCCTGTAGTTGGCGTGCCTTTACCTCTCATTAGTTTTGGTGGCACATCGATGACGATTATTTTAATTAGCTTTGGTATATTAATGAGTGTACATACACATAAAGAACTTGTAGGGTCATCTTAATGTTTAGAGTCAGTTTTCTTGGTTTTCTGCTCCTTTCTGTCTTAACAGGTTGTGCAAGCGGCCCTTCTTTCAAAAATGATAGTGTATCTTCGACTGCAAAAAAAGGTGGGGGCTATTACCTCGATGACGGTCCAGGCGATCATCCTCCTGGAGATATGGATGCAATTCCCGATGCAATACCTAAAGTAGAGCCCTTTCATTCACGCGCGAATCAGTCTTATATTGCACTCGATACCAAGTATGTCCCGATGACTTCTTTTTATCCTTATAAAGAGCAAGGTGTCGCTTCGTGGTATGGCAAGCGCTATCACGGAAAAAAAACATCGATCGGTGAAGTCTATGACATGTATAGCATGACGGGCGCTCACACTACACTTCCTATTCCCTGTTATGTACGAGTGACAAACACTGAAAATAATAAAAGTGTTATTGTCAGAATTAATGATCGCGGTCCATTTAAAAAAAACCGTATCATCGATTTATCATATGCTGCAGCTTACAAATTAAGATTATCTGATAAGGGAAGTGGTCCAGTAGAAGTGGAGCTTATTGACCCAAGACAATTTAGTGCGCTTAAAAAAACAGCTGATGTCATTAGTGAAAAAATAAAAGAAAAAGATGAGTTACCAACTCAAGCGAAGCTAGCTGAAGTCGTAATATCAAACGAGCCTCTTTATATTCAAGCAGGGGCTTTTAAAAATGAAAAGAATGCAGACCTTTTATTAAAACAACTGTCAGACATGGGGCTAGAAAATTCGCCGCCATTTAAAAAACAATTTTCAGAAGATTTATTCCATGTGGTGATTGGCCCTTTTAATTCGAAAGATGAAGCAAATAACATCGCAAATCTTATTAAATCAAAAATAAAAATTAGTATTTTTGTAGTCACTAAAGAAAAAAATTAAATGCCCGATCATAATACGCCTCCAGAAACCCTGATTGAGTTTCCATGTCATTTTCCGATTAAAGTGATGGGCGAAGTCCATGATGAATTTACATCTACCGTTATTGAAATCATTAAACATAAAAACGATAGTTTTGATCCGAGTACAATCGAGATGAAAGGAAGTCGTGAGGGTCGTTATATCAGTCTTACATGCTTTGTTTATGTCACAAGTAAGCCAGAATTAGATGATATCTACCGATCCCTTTCAACGCACCCGATGATTAAAGTCGTTCTATAAATTTATGTCAATCGATGTGAAATATCTCGGCATCACCCCTTACGAATCTACATGGAATAAAATGAAAGTTTTTACTTCCAATAGAGCTGCCTCTACGCAAGATGAAATATGGATTACAGAACA
This genomic interval carries:
- a CDS encoding septal ring lytic transglycosylase RlpA family protein, whose amino-acid sequence is MFRVSFLGFLLLSVLTGCASGPSFKNDSVSSTAKKGGGYYLDDGPGDHPPGDMDAIPDAIPKVEPFHSRANQSYIALDTKYVPMTSFYPYKEQGVASWYGKRYHGKKTSIGEVYDMYSMTGAHTTLPIPCYVRVTNTENNKSVIVRINDRGPFKKNRIIDLSYAAAYKLRLSDKGSGPVEVELIDPRQFSALKKTADVISEKIKEKDELPTQAKLAEVVISNEPLYIQAGAFKNEKNADLLLKQLSDMGLENSPPFKKQFSEDLFHVVIGPFNSKDEANNIANLIKSKIKISIFVVTKEKN
- a CDS encoding YbeD family protein — translated: MPDHNTPPETLIEFPCHFPIKVMGEVHDEFTSTVIEIIKHKNDSFDPSTIEMKGSREGRYISLTCFVYVTSKPELDDIYRSLSTHPMIKVVL